TTACTCAATAAAGCCAAGAAAGGGATGTTGAATGATTTTGTGCCTAATAGAAAACTTAGGCCTAACCAACTTAATATAATCCAATCAACTATGTTCATAAAGGTATGTTATAAAATTCTGGGAAATAAAGGGGGCATTTTTTTAATGTGATCTTGAGCAAAATGCTCTTGAATACTTTTAGCAGTATCTGGTAAAAATGGCTCTAGGGCTAAGCCAATATCTTGCACTAAAACCACTAATTTAGCTAATACTAAACTGAGTTTTTCTGGATTACTTTTAGTAAATAACTCCCAAGGTTTTTCATCATCCACCATTTTATTGGCTTGACGCACAATTTTCCAAATGGCCTCCAAGGCTTCATTAAACCGAAACTGGCTAGTGAGTTGGTTAACATCTTCCAGTTGATATTCCGGCTCTGGTAATTCAATGGCCGGCAAGACACCAGCTAAATAACGTTCCACCATATTTGATACGCGACTAACTAAATTACCCAAATCATTAGCTAAATCGGCATTATAACGCTCAATAAATTTAGCTTCAGACCAATCACCGTCTTCTACAGGCGGAATTTCTCTTAATAAATAATATCTAACTGCATCCGCGCCATAACTGTGAATATACTCGAATGGATCAACTACATTACCCAATGTCTTGCTCATTTTTTTGCCTTCAGACGAAACATAACCATGAATAAAAAGTGCCTTAGGCAGAGCAATATGCGCTGAGAGCAACATGGCCGGCCAATAGATGGCATGAAATCTTGATATGCCTTTACCAATCACATGTAAATCGGCTGGCCAATATTTTTTAAATAAGGCTGTATCACCTGATCCATAGCCAAGTGCTGTGATGTAATTACTCAAAGCATCAAACCAAACATACATCACTTGCTCAGCATCACCCGGTACGGCCACTCCCCAATCTTTGGCGCGCCCACGTGACCGTGAAATAGAAAAATCGTCCAGCCCCATATTAATAAAAGACAGTACTTCATTTTTTCTAAATTTGGGATAAATTAACAATTCACCAGATTCAATCAAACGTTTCAAACGATCTTGATAAGAGGATAATCTAAAGAAATAATTTTCTTCTTGGATTTCCTCAGGTTTCGTATTGTGCTCAGGGCATAACCCGTTTACCAAATCTTTTTCCGTGTAATAAGCTTCGCACCCAACACAATACAAGCCATGATAGGTTTTTTTATAAATATCTTCTGGTCGACATGCTGACCACAAGGCCTGCGCTCCACGATGATGCTGTTCGGATGATGTGCGAAAAAACTGATCAGTTGTGATATTTAGTAATTTAACCAAGTCTTGAAAACTAGCGGCGTGTTGATTACATAACTCTTGCACAGTTAAGTCGGCTTGTTCGGCGGCGCGCACATTCTTTAAACTATTTTCATCAACACCAGTTAAAAAATACGTATCATCACCAATAATACGATGATATCTAACTAGCACATCGGATTGGACGAGTTCCAGCGCAAAACCGACGTGTGGCTTTGAATTGACGTACGGTATAGCCGTTGTGAGATAGTATGGTTTGGCCATAAACTAGGCTTCTAAGCGATTTTCTTCATGCTGTCTGCGTTCCATGAAGTCCTGCAAAAAAACATCTAATATAGCCACACACGGTACGGATAAAAGAACGCCAACAAAGCCACCTAATTTTACACCCACTAACAAAGCAATGATGATAATGATTGGGCTCACACCCAGGGCTTGTTTCATAATTCTTGGCACCAGTAATTGGTTCTCAATTTGTTGAATCAAAATAAAAATACCGAGCACCACAAATGGTTTATAGGGTGCCTCAGCGAAATCGGTAAAAGCGAAAAAAAGCGCCGGGACAGCGGACACTGCCGGGCCAACTACGGGAATAAATTCAAGTAAACCGGCAACGATACCCAATACCAACCAGTATTTTACACCTAGTAACCATAACGCTAATCCGGTTAAGGTACCAACGAAGATCATTAATACTAACTCACCCCATAGCCAATTACTCAAGCGTTGTTGGATTTGATTGAACTTATGTGCCACGTAAGGCTGGTAGTTAATTGGCACAATTGATTGAATAAAATTCTTAATGGCGTTCTCTTCACTGGTCATGTAGAAAGCAATTACTAATACAGCTAATACTGCCACCAAACCATTTAACACAGATGCAACGGCTGAATAAATACCAGAGGGTAACTGGGCCACACTTTTTACGGCATTATTAAGAGTAGTTTGCAAAGTATCAACCAAACCAATAGTTTCTCCGGTATGTCTAATTTGATTCAAGGCTGCTTGAATCGGCTCATAATAACTTGGAAAATTCTGCGCGATGCTGGTTAACTCTGTGGTTACAGCCGGTACCAGGACAATAAAAAAGCCACACACAATAGAAACTGCCAGAATATAGACCGATAAAATACCAACAAAACGAGGAATATGAAAACGTTGCACAAAATTTACCCAGGGTTGTAATGTCATCGATAAAACCCAAGCGACAAAAATCATTACCACAACATCCCGAATTAACCAAAAAACTATTAAAGCCAAACCAAGCAAAACAATTTTAGCAATCGTTAAACTAGAAATATTTATATTAGTGGGAGCGCGTTGTTCTAACATGTAAGTTTTTTTGCCACACTAGCCAGCTGCCGTTGTGGACCAATACTGGCGATGTTTAACTGTTTAAAGTTTAGCAAATGCCGAGCTAAACGTCGAATATCTGCTTTGGTGACAGTGTTGATTAGAGCTAGTTTTTTTTGCGGTGGGAGTAAAGTGCCAAGCAAGACAGATTGTTTGCCATAATATCCAGCCAGAGCGGAAGAACTTTCTAATTTTATAGCCGTCTGACCAGCCATGCAGTTTTTGGCATTTATTAACTCCTCTGTTGTCACTAAATCTGTTTTAAGTTTTGCTAACTCCTCAACAATGGCAATGATGGCTGGATAAACGCGCTCATTATCCACTCCTGCCTGAACCATTAAGGCACTGCTATCAACGTACGGGCTAATATCACTGTGAATGACATAACACAAGCCTTGTCTTTCCCTAATTGATATAAATAATCTAGAACTCATATTGCCACCCAGGATGGTAGATAACACCGATAAGGTTGCCAGCTGTTTGTCTTCACGTAAACCCGGTGCCAAAACACCTAAAGCAAGCTGAGTTTGTTTGGTGTCTTTATATTTATGATTAAATTGAATATTCTTTTGATATGGTTGGAAATGTTTATATGACGGCTTACCTTGACCAGCTGGTTGATCACCGAAATATTGTTTAACCCACCGTGACACGCGTTTATCAATGTTACCAGCTATTACTAAATGCATGGCGGCCGGTGAATAATGAGTTTTTTTGTAATCAATGAACGCTTGGCGGGGTAATTTACGAATATTATCTTTTTTACCACCAATGTCGTAACCTAAGGGGTGGGTTTTATTAAACACAGACATTTCAAATAAAGTATCAACATGCATTAAAGGATTATCCTCATACATGTTTAATTCTTCCAAAATCACACCGCGCTCACGATCAATTTCAGCCGGATCAAACAAAGAATGAAACAACATGTCGGAAAATAAATCTAAAGCTAACTCCAGTTGACTGGCCGCTACTTTAATATAGTAGATAGTAGTATCTTTTGAGGTAAAAGCATTATATTCTGCACCAACAGCATCAAGTTGTTTGGTTAGCTCCAGCGTACTAGGCCGACGTTCAGTACCTTTGAACATTAAATGTTCGAGAAAATGTGAAATACCGTTATTGTGTGGCACTTCATGGCGTGATCCAACTGGTACTAACACCATAACAGTGACAGTATCCGTCGTGTCTTGCGGGATGGTTAAAACCGTTAGTTTATTGTTGAGAATTTTTTTAGAGACCTTGATCATGGAGATAATCACTTACTTTGTTAATAGGTAAACGAATTTGCTGCATAGTATCACGCTCACGGATAGTAACCTGCTGATCGTTTAATGACTCAAAATCCACCGTGATACAATATGGCGTACCAATTTCATCTTGCCGGCGATACCGCTTACCAATACTTTGGGTTTCATCATAATTACAGCGGAACGTTTTTAATAGATCTTGAAATAGAGGCTGAGACACCTTTTGTAATTCAGGTTTTTTAGATAAGGGTAAAATTGCCACTTGGTATGGAGCCATTTCCTTCGTAAATTTTAAGACAACTCTGTCTTCATCATTTACTTTTTCAGTATGATAAGCACTGACTAATAAAGCTAATAAAGTACGATCCACGCCCATAGTTGGTTCAATTACATGCGGAGTAAATTTATTCTTTGGGTCAATCGGGTCGGTATAATCTAATTTATGATTCTTTAAATCAAAATCTGTCCGATAGGCTAAGCCCCATAGTTCCTTACGACCAAAGGGAAAATCGAACTCAAAATCAATCGTTTTTTGAGAATAATGAGCTAATTCTGCTTGAGGGACATCTAATTCATGCAATTTATCAACATCTATCCCAATTGTACGAGCCCAAGTTAACATGAACTTTTTCCAGTCGGCAAAATGTTGTTCCCAGGTATCAGCCTGAATAAAATATTCTATTTCCATTTGTTCAAACTCTAAAGTTCTAAAAATATAATTACCAGGCGTGATTTCATTACGAAAGGCTTTGCCAATTTGCGCCATCCCAAAAGGTAATCTTGGATGCATGGTCTGAATAATATTTTTAAAATTTACAAACATAGCCTGAGCCGTTTCTGGTCGTAAATATACCGGGCTAGCGTCCGCTGATACAGGACCGACATAAGTTTTGAACATCAAATTAAACTCGCGCGGCGCCGACAATTCACCAGAGCAATCAGGGCACTGTTTGGTGGTTAATTGATCAGCTCGAAAACGATGCTGACACTGCTTGCATTCTACTAATGGGTCGTGAAATGTACTAACATGGCCACTGGCTTCCCATACTTTTGGATTCATGATTATGGCTCCATCTAGCCCATACATGTCACTCCGTTGCTGCACGACCTCTTTCCACCAGGCATTTTTAATATTCATCCGTAACTGTGCGCCAAGTGGTCCGTAATCCCACGAATTGGCCAGGCCACCATAGATTTCGCTACCAGGGAAAATAAAACCACGTTGTTTACATAACGCGACTAATTGCTCCATCTCCATACCTTATTTGACGGGAGATAACCGATAAACTATGCCATAACCGTAACCGATCAGAGCAAACGCAAACGGCATGGTAAAAAACATGCCAATAAAAAAGGCCACCGCACCTAGCCCACTGACTAGTGAAGCAAAATAACCGATCAGGAAAATAATCACGACATTAAATATATTGGCTTTTAAAAATGGCCAGACAAATTTTTTCAGATTAATCGCCTCTGCAATCGACCCACCGGCTGCTATTTTTGTACTAGTAGCCACTTGTACAACCGCATTAAATAGCGCATACATTATGAAAACCAAATAAAATAATACAGATGACAACGATGAAACGATCATGAACATTATTAAGATTGCATCATCATTAATAAGTGCGGTTAAAAGGGTTCCAAGTACTAGAATTACTGCGTAGAGGAGCAAAAAACATATCATTGGCAAACCGTAAACTAAACCGGCTACGAGCGCTTTCCAGCCCAACTTCCAATACAGTTGAAAATCCCACTCCGGATAATTTTTTGTGCCATTAATACCAGATTGAATATGTGCAATCATGAAGCCATTGATCAATGGAATACCGATCAAAAATGGACATAGCAGCATCAGTACTGCACCTTGTAAACCTATCAAAACAAACCAATTTTTACCTGTAAACGGATAGACAATTAACTCGTTAAACTCTTTGTTGGTGAGTGTCAGCATGGGCACAGTATGCCACATGCTTGACAGGCTTGTAAAGCCTTGTTAACATCGTCACGTATGGCACACACAAAAGCAGGCGGCTCTACAGCGCTAGGCCGCGATTCAGTATCAAAACGACTCGGTGTAAAAGTGTATGGCGGTCAAACTGCCAAAGCTGGTGATATCATTATCCGACAACGTGGTACCAAGTATCACCCCGGTAAGAATGTCCGACGCGGTGAAGATGACACTTTGTACGCCGCCAAAACTGGCACAGTTAGCTTTGTTATCAGAAAAGTAAAAAGCTTCACTGGAAAAATCGTTCGTCGTCAGTTTGTAAACGTCGCTTAAAAGAAGCAGTGAACGAATATTATTCGTTCACTGCTTTTATTCGTTCACTGCTTTTTCAAACAAGCCTTCACGAAACCTGTATACAACGGGTGTGGTTCTAATGGACGTGATTTAAACTCTGGATGGAATTGGGTTCCAACAAACCAGGGATGTTTGGTATATTCAGCTATTTCAACTAAATCCTGTTCTGGATTAATTCCAGAAAACACTACACCAGCTTGTTCTAGGATTTCTTTATATGCATTATTAAACTCATAACGATGGCGATGGCGTTCGGATATCTCGGCTTTACCATAGGCTTGATAAGCCTTGGTTTGTTTTTGGACAACACACCGGAATGAGCCTAACCGCATGGTTCCGCCATAATGGTTTAACTTAACATTCTCTGACTGTTTTGGGTTGATATGAATAATCGGCTCTGGCGTATTTGGGCGCATTTCCACGGTGTTAGCCTCTAGTAAACCGGCCTCGTGTCGAGCAATCTCAATCATAGCTAACTGCATGCCGTAACATAAGCCTAAATATGGGATGCCAGAAACGCGCACATAATGGATGGCTGTGATGATCCCCTCAACTCCACGAGTCCCAAAACCACCCGGTACAATCACGCCATCATATTTTGATAATTCCTTAGCCTTTTTTGGATTAGTTTCATAGGCTTCAGAGTCAATCCAGGTTAACTGCGGTTTACGATCTTGAGACCAGGCCGCATGTTTTAGTGCTTCGATAACTGATATATATGAATCAGACAAAGTGTATTCACCCGTGCCAAAATACTTTCCAACTATGGCAATATTTAACGGCTTAGTGACCTGCATAGCCCGCTTCACCATGGCATTCCAGTTCTGTAAATGAGTCGGACGAGCTTTAAGATGAAGTTGTTTTAATATTTTGTCACCTAACTGTTGTTTTTCTAGTACTTGGGGTATTTGATAAATCATATCCACATCAGGCGCTGAAATAGCATTCTCACTGTGAATACCACAGAACGTGGCTAATTTTTCTTGACGTTTTTTATCTAATGGTTTGGCGGCTCGGCAAATAATAAAGTCGGCCTGAATGCCAGCGGCATTTAAAGCTCGAGCGGCTGACTGAGTGGGTTTCGTTTTCATTTCTCCTACCCGTTCCGGTATCGGCAGATAACTTACCAACATAAAACACACATCATTTGGCTGACGTGTTTTCATCATGCGCGCCGCCTCTAGAAACAAAATATTTTGGTATTCACCGACCGTGCCACCAATTTCTATAATAGTAACATCTGCTTTGGCTTGTTTTTGAGCATCTTTAATACGTTTAATAATTTCTTCTGGAATATGTGGAACCACTTCTACACAGGCACCTTTATACTCTAAATTTCGCTCTTTTCGTATGACAGTGTCGTACACTCGACCGGTGGTCATATAATTTACTGACAAAATATTTTCATTCAAAAAACGTTCATAATTACCAAGGTCTTGATCGGTTTCGTCGCGATCTTCGGTCACAAATACTTCACCGTGTTCGGTTGGATTCATTGTGCCGGCATCAAGATTAATGTATGGATCCGCCTTAACAGCTGTAACCCGTAAACCTTTGGCTAAAAGAATTCTACCCACACTAGCGGCAGTAATACCTTTACCTACGCTAGACATCACTCCACCAACGACAAAGATGTATTTCATGCGGCTTGAACGGTTAATTTTAACTCAACCACGGGTAATCCGGGCAGCTGAACCGCAACAGTATGTTCCCCTACTTGTTTGATGGTTTGTAAATTGATCATATCTTCCGTCACATCCATACGCTGAGTTTTACAGGCGGTGGCAACATCAGATTTCTGCACCGCGGCAAATAATTTACCTTGCTCATTAGCTGGTAACGTTAACGTTAGTCTGGTGTGACTAAGTTTTTCCACTAAAGCCGCATTTAATTCAGCCTGTTTTATAGCCACAGCCTCTTCTACGCTCTGATTTTTCTTGACCTTCACCACTTCGGCTTCCGTCGCGGGAACGGCTAATTTCTGCGGAAAAAGATAGTTTCTGGCATAACCATCTGATACTACTTTTAGTTGACCGGTTTTATTCAATATTACTTGCATAGAGTTATTATATCATTTGTTAGTCAGATATTCTAGCGCACTGGTCATGGCATCGTCAGAAGTTTGATCTGGTGTTATCCCAGTGTGATTTATTGTCCGTCCATTTGGTGTTAACCAATGTGATACGGTCATTTTTAAACTTGAACCATCCGGAAATTCCTGTAGTTGTTGCACTGACCCTTTACCGAATGTAGTTGTACCAATTAGATGAGCCCGCTTGGTATCTTGTAAAGCGCCAGCAATAATTTCAGCGGCGGAGGCACTACCGCCATTTACCAAAACGACAATTGGCAAACTATCCGGTACCATCTTGGCTTCGGTCGTACGATAAGATTTAATTGCACCACTACTATCTTGCTCAGATACGACGACACTATCTTCAACAAAGAATGATACAATGTCGATGGCTTTATTCAAAACACCACCGGGATTATTACGCACATCCAGGACTAAACCATCGGGCATGTCTAAAAGTATTTTATTCAATATTTCGCGCATATCCTCAGTGGAGGTTTCATCAATGATGGAGATAGATAATACACCAATAGTTTTGCCAGATTGATCAACCGTGTGATATTCCATGCTCGGTATGTCGATAGCAGCGCGGGTGACAGGAACATCGAGTAAATTATCCATACCGGTACGATAGATGGTTAGGGTAACAACTGTGTCTTTGGGTCCACGAATTTTTTGAATCGCCTCATCAACTGATAATCCGACTGTGTCTGCCCCATCAATTTTAATGATAGCATCATTAGGTTGTAACCCAGCTGCTTCGGCCGGTGTACCGTGCAATGGTGTAATAATTACAATTTGACCATCTTTGGCGCCAATTTCAGCACCAATCCCCTCAAAACTACCGGTAATTGATGTATTAAACTCCTTCGTTTCCGTCGGATCAAAAAAAACTGTATAGGGATCATTTACCGAGCCCGCCAAACCACGTAGTGACCCATAATACAACACTTCATCTTCCACTGGTTGTTCAACATAGTTCTTTTTTACAGCATTCCAGACTTTCCAAAACATGTCGGATTTCAATGGTTCTCTGTATGCCGGACTACTAACCGCAGCACTTTGAGTGATTAACGCAGCGCCATAACCACCGGTAAAAGCCACCGCACTGATAGTGAGTACTAAGACAGACAAAATAAAGAATTTTCCTGATCGTTCAGTCGACATAACTTTCGTAGTTTAGCAGCTTACTTTACTTCCAGCAATACTCCTATTTTTCCCTAGAAATTCTGACACCAATTTGCTGTAAACGCGTATCAATATTTTCATAGCCACGATCAATTTGATAGGCATTGCCAATTTCAGTTGTCCCTTGAGCAATGGCTCCGGCGATAATCATGGCGATACCGGCGCGCAAGTCTGGGCTTTCTACTTGCTTCCCTTTCAAGGGCGTACCACCTTGAATAGTAATATGTTGGGAAGTGTGCATGGTAATGTTTGCCCCCATGCGGTTTAACACATCGGTATAAAATAACCGGTTAGTATAAATGGTTTCGATAACTTCGTTTTGGCCAGGTATTTGCGTTAATAATACGGTTAGTGGTGATTGTCCGTCAGTTGGAAAACCGGGATATTCACGAGTAATAACCGATAATGGTTTTAATGTCTTCCAGGGATGAACAGTGATACTATCATTTGTAACAGTAAATTTAGCTCCACTATCGCGTAAAATTTGCAAAGGCACAGCAACATGGGTTGGCTCACAGGCTGTGATAGTTAATTTGGCTTTGGCCGCTAAGCCTAAAAATATAAAAGACAATGTTTCAATACGATCTGGAATAATATGAGCTTTACCACCGGAGAGTTGGTTTACCCCTTGAATATGAATAGTACTCGTACCGGCGCCGGAAATTTTCGCACCAGCCGCATTGAGGAAATCTGCCAGCGCTGGTATTTCCGGTTCACGCGCCGCATTTTCAATAACAGTTTCACCGTTAGCCAAGACAGCAGCTAACATTAATGTTTCCGTGCCTGTTACACTGATCACTGGAAAAACATAATGCGTCCCATGTAAACCAGTAGTTGGTGCGATGAGAATATGTTTATTTTTGACGCAGCGGTATTTTGCACCCATGGCCTGAAAAGCATCAATAAACAAATTAATTGGGCGTTTGCCAATGGCACAACCACCTGGATGCGGCAAGGTGACTTTACCGAACCGTGCCAATAATGGGCCGCTCAGCAAGATGGCGGCCCGTAATTGTGGTACCAAGCGTGCCGACAACTCAGTGAAAATTTTTTTAGGTGTCGTAATTTGATATTGAGCATGATCGAGCTGCTTTATATCAACACCAATATCACGCATAATTTCAGTTAAACGAAAAATATCTTCGATCTCCGGAACATTATCTAAGATTAGCGGTTGATCACTCAGTAAGCCAGCTGCAAACATCTTGAGAGCATGGTTTTTTGCTCCAGAAACTGGAATGATTCCACTAATTTTATGACCACCTTGTATAATAAACTTGGACATGTACAATGAGTCTACGATGTCTAGTCGAACGCGTCAACTCATCTTTGTTTGTGTAGTAATCTCTGCTCTCATCTGTTTAGTTTATATTTTGATTTATGGTTCCGGTTATCGACTTGATGCACAACAATGGAAATTAGTGCCCACCGGCAGTATTCGTTTTGCGATTGAGCCAGCCAACAACATGCTTGTATTATTACTACCAGATGCCCAAAGTAGCACAAAAACTGCCGGAAGTTTTACACACTTATTACCCGGTACATATCATTTCTCAATTGAAGCTACTGGTTATTATCCAATCAACTATACTCTAGAAATTAAACCCAGTGCCACAATCATACTAGAGCCCATTCGGTTGTGGCCTGATCATGGTTTATTTAAAATTGACTCTACTACAGCCATATCTGAACCGAATTTACGTGATGGTTTGACATTAAACAAATACAGTCTTGATATTAAAACTAGTGCCAATAAAAAAACGATAATCAGATTAAGCCAACCCATAACAGCGGCTAGTTGGATTGATGATACCCCATATATTGCCTACTCTACGGCCAGTGAATTTCATATTATTGATACGCGTGAGCAGACAGATTATCATGATCAATTAATTAGTTCATTACCTGAACCCATCACACAATTGAGTTATGACAAATCCACTAAAGCCATGTTGCTAAAAAATCAAACGACAGTTTACAGTTATCCTCTGGAGGTTGCTAAATAATCAGCGAGCGCGTCTTGCCAAGAGCGCAGCGCTGGTAGTTTGGTATTTAGTAGAATGGAATAATTCGGGCGATGTGCCGGACGAGGAAAAGCCTCACTGGCACATGGTTTTACCATTATAGTTCGCTTGGTCTGTTTAAATATCTCTTGAGCAAATTCGTACCACGTACAGGTTCCATTATTTGTTCGATGATAGATACCGAAAGCTTGATTTGATTCTAATAATTCTAAAGTAGCTTCAGCCAAATCAACTACATAAGTTGGACTACCATGTTGATCGTTCACGACAGTTAGTTCTGGTTTAGAATCAGCCAGTTTTAGCATCGTGTCAACAAAGTTTGGACCATGTTGACCATATAACCAAGCAGTACGAATGATGTATGATTTTTCCCACTGTTGTACAGCGCGCTCCCCAGCTAACTTACTGGCTCCATAAACATTGACCGGTTTGTCGGGTTGATCAGTTTCTGAATAACCAGTCGGTTTAGTTCCGGAAAAAACGTAATCAGTACTGTAATGCACAAGACTAGCATTAGCTGCCCGAGCCGCTTGAGCGATAAATTCAGGTGCCCGACCATTAACCAACATGGCAATCTCTTGGTTGGTTTCACAATCATCTACTTTGGTATAAGCGGCAGCATTTATTATTATATCTGGCTTAATCTCAGAAATTTTTTCTAATACTTTGGTTTTATTTGTGATATCAACATCATAGTGTTTTAAACTAATCAGATGGTAGCCTGTTAGGGCAACTTGTAGGGCGCGGCCTAACATACCATTACCGCCAAATAGAACTATGGTTGTATTTTTATCCATGAACGATGATTTTCAAACCACGTGATGGTTCGTTTTAAACCAGTGATTAAATCCACGCTGGGTTGCCAACCTAAATCTCGTTCTATTTTGTTGTAATCCATGGCATAGCGTAAATCATGACCGAGTCGATCTGTCACAAATTTAATCGCTGATTCTGGTTTGTCCATTAATTTTAAAATTAGCTTAACGAGAGATAAATTATCTATTTCTGAATTACCCCCCACACAATATGTTTCTCCAATTACACCCTTCTTCAAGACTAGATCGATCGCCCGACAATGATCTTCCACATACAACCAATCGCGTACATTTAACCCTTGACCATAAACTGGGACAGGTTTATTAAACATTAAATTTGTAATAGCCAGTGGGATAAACTTCTCCGGAAAATGCCACGGGCCGTAATTATTAGTACAATTTGTTATGGTGATTGGTAACCCATAGGTGTCATGATAGGCACGCACGAGATGATCTGAAGCTGCTTTAGAGGCAGAATATGGACTGTGTGGATTATATGGTGATAATTCGTTAAACTTAGCTGAACTACTTAAGGGCAATGTGCCAAATACTTCATCGGTCGATACATGATGAAATCTTTTTTTATACTCTAAAGCAGCTTGTAATAACATTTGGGTGCCAACCACATTAGTTTGAATAAATTCACCTGGTGAAGTTATGGATCTATCCACATGCGATTCAGCCGCAAAATGAACTATCACATCACAAGTCTGCACTAAAGTATTCACTATCTTACTGTCACAAATATCACCTTTAACAAACTTATAATTTGGTTGTTCCGAGATACTAGCCAAATTTTCTAGATTGCCGGCATAAGTGAGTTTATCTAAATTCACCACCTGATCAGCTGGATATTTATTCAACCAATAGAGAATAAAATTAGACCCAATAAACCCAGCTCCACCGGTCACT
Above is a genomic segment from Patescibacteria group bacterium containing:
- the metG gene encoding methionine--tRNA ligase — translated: MAKPYYLTTAIPYVNSKPHVGFALELVQSDVLVRYHRIIGDDTYFLTGVDENSLKNVRAAEQADLTVQELCNQHAASFQDLVKLLNITTDQFFRTSSEQHHRGAQALWSACRPEDIYKKTYHGLYCVGCEAYYTEKDLVNGLCPEHNTKPEEIQEENYFFRLSSYQDRLKRLIESGELLIYPKFRKNEVLSFINMGLDDFSISRSRGRAKDWGVAVPGDAEQVMYVWFDALSNYITALGYGSGDTALFKKYWPADLHVIGKGISRFHAIYWPAMLLSAHIALPKALFIHGYVSSEGKKMSKTLGNVVDPFEYIHSYGADAVRYYLLREIPPVEDGDWSEAKFIERYNADLANDLGNLVSRVSNMVERYLAGVLPAIELPEPEYQLEDVNQLTSQFRFNEALEAIWKIVRQANKMVDDEKPWELFTKSNPEKLSLVLAKLVVLVQDIGLALEPFLPDTAKSIQEHFAQDHIKKMPPLFPRIL
- a CDS encoding glycine--tRNA ligase codes for the protein MEMEQLVALCKQRGFIFPGSEIYGGLANSWDYGPLGAQLRMNIKNAWWKEVVQQRSDMYGLDGAIIMNPKVWEASGHVSTFHDPLVECKQCQHRFRADQLTTKQCPDCSGELSAPREFNLMFKTYVGPVSADASPVYLRPETAQAMFVNFKNIIQTMHPRLPFGMAQIGKAFRNEITPGNYIFRTLEFEQMEIEYFIQADTWEQHFADWKKFMLTWARTIGIDVDKLHELDVPQAELAHYSQKTIDFEFDFPFGRKELWGLAYRTDFDLKNHKLDYTDPIDPKNKFTPHVIEPTMGVDRTLLALLVSAYHTEKVNDEDRVVLKFTKEMAPYQVAILPLSKKPELQKVSQPLFQDLLKTFRCNYDETQSIGKRYRRQDEIGTPYCITVDFESLNDQQVTIRERDTMQQIRLPINKVSDYLHDQGL
- a CDS encoding AI-2E family transporter is translated as MLEQRAPTNINISSLTIAKIVLLGLALIVFWLIRDVVVMIFVAWVLSMTLQPWVNFVQRFHIPRFVGILSVYILAVSIVCGFFIVLVPAVTTELTSIAQNFPSYYEPIQAALNQIRHTGETIGLVDTLQTTLNNAVKSVAQLPSGIYSAVASVLNGLVAVLAVLVIAFYMTSEENAIKNFIQSIVPINYQPYVAHKFNQIQQRLSNWLWGELVLMIFVGTLTGLALWLLGVKYWLVLGIVAGLLEFIPVVGPAVSAVPALFFAFTDFAEAPYKPFVVLGIFILIQQIENQLLVPRIMKQALGVSPIIIIIALLVGVKLGGFVGVLLSVPCVAILDVFLQDFMERRQHEENRLEA
- a CDS encoding CTP synthase; this translates as MKYIFVVGGVMSSVGKGITAASVGRILLAKGLRVTAVKADPYINLDAGTMNPTEHGEVFVTEDRDETDQDLGNYERFLNENILSVNYMTTGRVYDTVIRKERNLEYKGACVEVVPHIPEEIIKRIKDAQKQAKADVTIIEIGGTVGEYQNILFLEAARMMKTRQPNDVCFMLVSYLPIPERVGEMKTKPTQSAARALNAAGIQADFIICRAAKPLDKKRQEKLATFCGIHSENAISAPDVDMIYQIPQVLEKQQLGDKILKQLHLKARPTHLQNWNAMVKRAMQVTKPLNIAIVGKYFGTGEYTLSDSYISVIEALKHAAWSQDRKPQLTWIDSEAYETNPKKAKELSKYDGVIVPGGFGTRGVEGIITAIHYVRVSGIPYLGLCYGMQLAMIEIARHEAGLLEANTVEMRPNTPEPIIHINPKQSENVKLNHYGGTMRLGSFRCVVQKQTKAYQAYGKAEISERHRHRYEFNNAYKEILEQAGVVFSGINPEQDLVEIAEYTKHPWFVGTQFHPEFKSRPLEPHPLYTGFVKACLKKQ
- a CDS encoding DUF4013 domain-containing protein, coding for MLTLTNKEFNELIVYPFTGKNWFVLIGLQGAVLMLLCPFLIGIPLINGFMIAHIQSGINGTKNYPEWDFQLYWKLGWKALVAGLVYGLPMICFLLLYAVILVLGTLLTALINDDAILIMFMIVSSLSSVLFYLVFIMYALFNAVVQVATSTKIAAGGSIAEAINLKKFVWPFLKANIFNVVIIFLIGYFASLVSGLGAVAFFIGMFFTMPFAFALIGYGYGIVYRLSPVK
- a CDS encoding pitrilysin family protein, encoding MIKVSKKILNNKLTVLTIPQDTTDTVTVMVLVPVGSRHEVPHNNGISHFLEHLMFKGTERRPSTLELTKQLDAVGAEYNAFTSKDTTIYYIKVAASQLELALDLFSDMLFHSLFDPAEIDRERGVILEELNMYEDNPLMHVDTLFEMSVFNKTHPLGYDIGGKKDNIRKLPRQAFIDYKKTHYSPAAMHLVIAGNIDKRVSRWVKQYFGDQPAGQGKPSYKHFQPYQKNIQFNHKYKDTKQTQLALGVLAPGLREDKQLATLSVLSTILGGNMSSRLFISIRERQGLCYVIHSDISPYVDSSALMVQAGVDNERVYPAIIAIVEELAKLKTDLVTTEELINAKNCMAGQTAIKLESSSALAGYYGKQSVLLGTLLPPQKKLALINTVTKADIRRLARHLLNFKQLNIASIGPQRQLASVAKKLTC
- the rpmA gene encoding 50S ribosomal protein L27, with the translated sequence MAHTKAGGSTALGRDSVSKRLGVKVYGGQTAKAGDIIIRQRGTKYHPGKNVRRGEDDTLYAAKTGTVSFVIRKVKSFTGKIVRRQFVNVA